Part of the Pseudoliparis swirei isolate HS2019 ecotype Mariana Trench chromosome 18, NWPU_hadal_v1, whole genome shotgun sequence genome is shown below.
gtgattgtaatgacaataatgttgaactggaatccgaacaaatgatgaccttacttatctgaacctcctccacccactgtagtgctgctagaatggccaaAGTCTCGACTGTATACCCACAGATGGTCTGACGATCTCCGTTTTACTTCGTAACGAAAAGATGGGCTGGTGACCGCAAAACCGGTTCTACCTGTACGAGGATCTTTCCATCCATCCGTGAATGccggagtaaatgatttatatgtcgtctttagcctatcctccaccattcctgcaatattgtcaatgtttttaagtgcttgggttttgttcagagtgagaaaaaatTGATCAACTGATACTGAGGGAAATAACCAAGGAGGTGTTACCGATAGCGACACGGTAGCAGTGAATTTGATCTGATTCAACCCCATCTCCCTTGCAAATTGTCCACTACTCCACGCAAAGCAGCCCCGTTTGTCCCTTTCGCTTTCCCAACACGGCATGAGCCCCTTTGTGGTTGGGTGCAAAGAGCTTCCGTTATGCGGGAAGCGCCTAACAGAAATGTCACAGACGCGTTGATTCAGGTTGAGAAAACAATGTTTGCGGTCATGTCACAGTGGATAGAAGTCGCCTGTACTTTTGTAATAACGGTCAGCGCTGTGTTTTGCAGAGAAAGTGAAGGTTTGCCTCGGAAACATGTTCATCAAATTCCCCAAATCGAAGACGAGAGAAATGATCCAGAAAGGTAAACAAATCGAATACAATTGTAAGGAATTGGCTAGATTTGTGTTCACTTGCTGaatctttcaatcatttttctCACCCTAGACCAAGAGCAGCTGGACAAGGAGATAAACAACCTTCGCACAGGACTGAAGGCAAAAGTCAACCGTCTAAATGAAATACAAGGTAATGAAGTGCATCTCAGCGGTCCAGTTGGCCCGCTTAGGCACGCTGATCAAAAGGAGCAGGtcgacattttgggaaatacgctCATTCGCTGAGAAGATTGATCCACTCATGTCATGTTTGAGGGTTATTTCAGATGCTTTGAAGTTGAGTTGTATGAGGTACTTCAGACAGGAGTAGCAGCACAGGAGCAAAGATATGTCCTGCTGTGGATGAGAGCTGCagcaaaatatatttagataccTAAAAATATGAATCAGTTTAAGCTTATGctatatttacaatattttcaGTGAGTTAACCAGACAGCTCTTTCCAGCGGGGAACTGAGGCCGTTACATTGCTTTGCTCCCGTGCTGCTACTCCCGTCTGTTTCTTCATGGAGAAGTACCTCTTACAACCTCACTTCAAAAGCCTTGTACTATCCCTTTAACAGCTGGTGCTGCACAAATATAATGGGACCACCATTGGACGCATGTAGTGTCTAGTGCGGCCAAATGCTAAGGGAGCTCCGTACAGATGGGACATTGAGATGATATCTAGAGAGATGATTTTAGGCACTCCCAGACATTTGGTGCAAACTTTGGCCTCATTGCAAAAACAGACCAATTCACAAAGATCAGAGCGTATAGTTACTaagtaacattattattataattattattattattattgttgtcatCACAGAGTTGGTGGTAACTAAAGCGCATTTATCATGGTGTCCActcatattttaaaaacagaaaaatctGAATGAAACTATatgaacaaatacaaaaataatgtatttactgtcccgaagaaaaaaaaatcagaaaaaaatGACAGCACTTTATGTCTTGTTTAGCTGTCATATCATAAGTGCAATGTCTTTTTGTGAAGCGTTTCTAAGGCGAGGAAGATGGCGGCTCCAAGTGATGTGCACTTCATCAGTGGCCGCAGACCCGTCATTGTGAACTTGCCCCCAaatgtcgtcccccccccccagcagtgTGAGCATGACGTGTGTCTTTTTCTTGATTTTTGCAGGGAAACCTCAGCTGAGAGGCTACAATCTTTCTCCCCTGTCCACCGAGGAAATCAGAGCTGTCAACAGCCTTTTAAAGAGATGCTGAACCGCTGAAAGGACGATaagagaagaaaacatgttGGCAAGATGCTGAAGAGCGTCTGCGACCTCTGGAGCAGCTCATGCTAACTACGTTAGCCTCCTGGGTGTCCCGGGGATGTAATTGACCTCTCCATCACTGGCCtttctgacatttaaaaaaaaatatatatcttgacAAACATTGTGTCCTTGGTCTAAAAACTAGAAAAAAGAGCAACGTTAATACAAAGTGTATTCTAGCCACTCTTTCCTCTCACTTGTCAAAGTTCAATTCcaatgtgttgtgttttaaaTCGACTGCAGTGAACCTGCACTTTGTAAATAGAGATGTTCCCGTATTGCATCTTTTTCAAGTGTCCTGCCAAAAACTACATTTGATAAGATAACATTTGAACACCTGATGATAATGTTAATAATTTATAATGTTTTACTGAGTATAGCTTGCACGCAGAATGATGCAACCTCTGTTAACGTTAGCTGATTAGCATTGCTATTTCACCGTCTGCTAATGGCTGTGAGTTTCAGAGTGTAGGTGTAAAAAGTCGTCACAGGTGTTGACAGAGTAGAGGGCCAGCACGTATCATCATTGTTTTGGAGTCCTGTCTTCTGTGCTCTGGTCCTTTGACAGTCGGCTATGAGCCACGCTCACAGCTAGCACTTTATTTAGTGGTAACACATTTAAGTTGGAAATAAAGTACGCTTGTTCACAACCTGGCTGATTGACTGCTCCTGTTTCTTATAATAATGGAACTTATTTTTAGGGCCAATATAACTTTAGTGAGTTCAGGATCACCGCCAATAAATCCAAGGACCAGAACTAGGAAGAAGagtcgtaataataataactttatttatatagcacctttaaaaacaaagtttacaaagtgctctacaaagAGTCTaggcaaaacaaattaaaatggtaagaaacaaatattttatttttttttaatttaaaaaaaacatacaaatacacaatttccaaaaaacagacaaactaaattaggggaaccaaatatctgcataaaaggatgtgatcacttaaaagctgttctataacattttaaaagaagTCATTGATTCTGCGACCCTTATCCCCTCCGGCAGgccgttccaaagtcgaggAGCTCCAATGGCAAAAGCACGGTCAACCTTTGATTTAAGCCTCGACTTCGGAACGGCCAGAAGGGCCCCACCGGAGGATCTAAGGCTGCGTGCTGGCTCATAAGGGACTCACATTCTAATGATGTAGCTTGGAGCCAGACCCAGGCGTGCTTTAAAAGTTATCAGTAAAATCTTTAAATCAATTCTAAAAcaaacagggagccagtggagaggcCAGGACTGGGGTAATGGGATGCTGTCTGTTAAAACCAGTCAGAAGCCTatagctgctgcattctggactaGTTGGAGGCGGGAGAtggatttttgattaatgcCGGAAAGGAGGGAGTTTTAGTTGTCTAGTCTCGAGAAAATGAgtgcatgaatgactttaaccaggtCTGACCGTGACGGTATGGGTTTAATTTTAGAAATGATTCGCAATTGAAAGAAGCAGGACTGGACATTTTTATAAATCTGTGATTCAAAGTTCAATTGTGAGTCAAACATTCCACCCAGATTTCTGGCAACCGGTTTTAAATAGGCAGCCAGGGGACCAAGTTTACTCCCGATGAGGCCGGTGTTATTGTTTGGGGAACTGAATAATATGACTTcagatttagagttatttaGTTGAAGAAAATGTTGTGCCATCCAGCAGTTAACGTCAGAGACAATCTAAAACAGCAGCTAGGCTCTCTGGGTCACCAGGTCTCAGCGGAAGGTATATCTGTGTGtcgtctgcatagcaatgaaaagcTATGTAGTGTCGCTGGAGGATTTGACCAAGTGGAAGCATGAAGATGGAAAATAAAATTGGACCTAAAATTGAACCTTGTGGTACACCACAGGTAATATAAGTAGTGGAAGACGAGTGATTACCTATGGTGAGCGAGTAATATCTTTTTAAAAGGTACGAGGAAAACCAGCCAAGTGCAGTGTCCTTGATGCCAACCCAGGTATTGAGGCGATCGATTAAAATGGCGTGATCAACAGTATCGAAAGCTGCACTAAGGtctaaaacctccagaaaattattagaattaatattgttttctaagtttaagtgtgaggcactttatgtttgtttgttgactactgaaagaacaccgacattaaacattgaatggggtcaaattaatcctaaggcggggggagggtgtaatattgattcgggtcaaaatgaccctaaggcaacacaagggttaaaataaaaaaagattaaaagattaaaaaataaaccccCGTGTCCTCGCGCATTCAGAGAAGTCTCGTGCATTAATTAAAAGACAAATACAGCCGTGCACCAGCGTGTAATTAAAGTATGCACGAGACTTCTCTGAATGCGCGAGGACACGggggtttattttttaatcttttaatctttttttattttaactcaGTTGTTtagtcattttgacccgaatcaatattacaccctccccccgctttaggattaatttgaccaaattcaatgtttaatgtcggtgttctttcggtagtcaacaaacaaacataaagtgcctcacccttgaacttggaaaacaatattaattctaataattttctggaggttttaattgctggcgtcaaattgaacccaaagggtaaaatatgttagtaaatataaaggtaacaggagggtgaaacattgaatcgggtcaaaatgacccagaggcggggggagggtgtaatattgattcgggtcaaaatgaccctaaggcaacacaaaggTTAAACTTGCAAACTTAACAGACCGAATACTCTGATCGAGCATTTAGCAAAAAAACACTGAATTTGTCAGCATGTTTTgctggcttatctctgtggctttactccgtggaaacagttatcatttccgccatccactgTGGAATAAATAACTACTATTTCGGGTAGtctatacttgttgtggacatcccacaaacgtcggaacacttaacgccctcgtgtttgggttcacaaCATCATCTATatgctcacacagctcggtgaatttcaccgactacgtctgaataactgccGCTACTAGAGtggcagcagccagttagactCACTAACGGCACAATTTTTCGCTTCGCTCTATTCGCGCCTCAAGGGGAACATTCACATCATTCTCAACCATTCGACTTGCGCGAAACATtctcaacgcttttggtgtgaacgcagcatcggGTGGCAGACACCACATCGAGGCCTCTGTGGAGGCAGTGATCTGAACTGTGATCATGCAGGAAGTCTTGTTCCCCGTCAAAGTAAAGAGAACAGGTGGACATTCTAAGTAAGTGCTGATGGATTTAGAGCTTGCATAAAGATGTTCGAAGTGTTCGGGTTATACCATCAAGCCAGCAAACTTTGCATGCTAAAATGTGTTGGTGATAATTATTAAAACAACTCTCCTATTCTTTATCTTCCCTGCTACCAGTGGTTAGTTTTATTTTAATGCCAATTAAATACTCATAATGTAGAACTGAGAACGGCGTCTGTCCTGCTGAAGTGCTGTTGAATGTGATCTGTACAGTTCAAATGTAATGATGAATGTCTTTAATGATCTAATAAATCTATATCTCTCTTCCCCTTtcccatctttctctctctctgtctctctcactcctcctcctggctccaAGCCACACACCTGTAAAACATGAATCCATCATCCATGCAGTgtatcatcatatatatatacatctatttcCCGAGTTCATTTATCTTCTCTGAGTATTTCTtgcaagattcaagattcaagatgttttattcattcttATAGCGAACATAGACATTTTTCCTCGGCCTGAATGTGGTTCAACTCACACATCACTGAAAGCACGCACACATTTAGCACAACACATAGCAAgggatttatttaataataatttgtgaaTGTTTACAAAACTTTAAGAATAGCAACAATTTGTAAATTTGTAGAAcaatttaattattaataattgtaTTGACTAGCTGGCTTTATTGCTTGCTTACTGACTTACTTACCAGGGACAGTGCACAATACAATGAGAGTATGAAACCGCAGTGCCAGAGATGAGGTAACACAATTCCTCGTGATTGCAGGTTTGGTTTACTTGAAGCTGTctctttagtttttagttttatgGACTGATTTAGTGCGGGAGGTGTAGAACTGTAAAGACAAGGCAAGCGtctgtaaacattttttttaaataacggaaagaaagaaaaaagattctCATTTTAAACTGTATGGCATGGGTGATTGGCCAATTGGCTCTTGGGTCACATGTTTTTAGTCTTTGCAGTGAGATTAAATTGGTTTCAGAGCTATCATGCTTGTAAAACAGTATGTTATGTGGGAGAAGATCACTGCATGCATACCGTTTGGCTGGCTCTGTTGTTAAGTCTTATACAGTATGCCTGAATTTAGCCAGGTTCAATTTAATAGCACCGGCTACCTTTTTAGTATGCTTTTTAAATTACACCTTTGAATCTCAGATAATTCTAagatacagtgcatccggaaagtattcacagcgcttcactttttccacattttgttatgttacagccttattccaaaatggattaaattcattattttcctcaacattctacacacaacaacccataacaATCCTCTCTAGAATCCGTTTTGGACATGTCGCGGATGGAGTGTCAGTTGCTGCTCGTACAATACAATACATAGTGTCCTTTGAAAACATCACTTCCATCTTCACAGGAAGTAAAGGTAAAGAGTTCACATGACGTACGACTTAGGTCACAAACCACACTAACGTCTCacgtagggtgaccagacgtcctcttttcccccggacatgtcctctttttaagacctaaaaaatgcttccggcagggattccaaaaacgtcctgGATTTTGCTttgtcggatatttgtgtttctctgggtctttcacaaactattaccccttacaagttttggaaatggtatctcccttacgttccaccttcttgcgcgagctctgactgtagagagaacagtcattagtcgaccgatctcagtgttgtCAGATACACGAAAATTATcctccttttaggcatgtactgtatatcacaaaacaggcagaacaagagagatgtttaattgcTCAGCACCCCGTCCCCGTCGACACCGCTCGCCGTGGgagccctttcctatctcagggggggcatcatgaaggagttatgcttaggggcaccaacatggctagcggcagcaCTGACTACTACCCCCTGTGCTAGTAAACTCACATGACTAATGAGATGAACAAATGATGTTGCTAGCAAAACTCACGTGACTAACGactcatgtcatgtgacttcacGAACGACTTATGTGATAAAGTGTCAACGTTACGTGTCGCTCGGATCACGAACGGAGGTCCAACAAACACAAACCTGTAATTGTTagaccttctctccctccctgtgtgCACTATCTTGCTCTTGATACAAAGCAGTTGCTCTGGTCGTTAACAAAAAGAGGCCTCGGCTCTTTAAGTCTGTTGGAATGTCTGACCTATGGGTGGTTAATGCTAGCTGATCAAACGTGTAGTCAATGTAAATAAACCATGTTATTCCTCTAGACTGTAATgaagtcaattcaattcaattcagtttatttgtatagcccaatttcacaaattacaaatttgtctcggagtgctttacaatctgtacacatagacatccctgccccaaaacctcacatcggaccaggaaaaactcccaaataacccttcaggggaaaaaaagggaagaaacctggaggagagcaacagaggaggatccctctcctaggatggacagatgcaatagatgtaatgtgtacagaaggacagatttagagttaaaatacattcaatgaatatgacagagtgtatgaatagttcatagtaggcatattccacgatggagacctccacgatccatcaggcagatggcggtggggaggaggagtgggcggagtctcaacaggacagtggcgtagtcatgagcaggaattccacgacccagacgatccatcaggcagatagatctatgccgtctcatagggtccgatgaccccatgagacgaaagtcaaaaggacttccgggagaaagcagagttagtaacgtgtgattgagagatgaaaattcatccttaaggagagaaaaagaggagataggtactcagtgcatcctaaaacgtccccggcagctataagcctatagcagcatatcaaggggctggaccagggcaaacctgattcagccctaactataagctctgtcaaagaggaaggtcttaagtctactcttaaacgaggtgactgtgtctgcctcccggactgaaattggaagctggttccataaaagaggagcttgataaccaaaggctctggctcccattctactttttaagactctaggaactacaagtagtcccgcatttagtgagcgtagctctctagtggggcaatatggtacgacaagctccttaagatatgatggagcatcaccaatcaaggctttgtaggttaagagaagaattttaaaagtgattcttgattttactgggagccagtgcagagcagctagtgcaggagtgatgtgatctctttcttagttttagtgagaacacgagctgcagcattctggatcaactgagggacctaagagatttattagagcagcctgctaataaggagttgcagtaatccagtctcaagtaacgaacgctgaaccaatttttctgcatcttttgagacaagatgtgcctgatttttgaaatattacgtagatgaaagaatgcagtccttgagatttgctttacgtgggagttaaaggacaagtcccgatcaaagataacgccaagattctttacagtggtgttggatgccagggcaatgccgtctacagaatccacatcaccagataattgatctctgaggtgctcagggccgattaaaattacttcggttttgtctgagtttaacatcaagaagttgcaggtcatccatgtttttatgtctttaagacatgcttgaattttacagagttggttgctctcctctggttttatcgataaatatagttgagtgtcatctgcataacaatgaaaatttatggagtgtttcctgataatattgcccaaaggaagcatgtataaggtaaataaaattggtccaagcacagaaccttgtggaactccgtgattaacgttggtggttatcgaggcgtcatcgtttacaaatacaaactgagatcgatctgataaataggatttaaaccaaattagtgccgtgcctgaaatgccaatcgactgctccagtctctgtaacaggatgtcatggtcaatggtgtcgaatgcagcactaaggtctaacaagaccaggacagagaggagtcctttatctgctgccattaagaggtcatttgtaattttcaccagtgccgtctcggtgctgtggtgttttctaaatcctgattgaaatttctcaaataaactattatgatgtagaaagtcgcacaactgatttgcgaccactttctcaaggatcttggagaggaagggaggttagagatcggtctgtagttagccaatacctctggatccagagtgggcttcttcaggagaggtttaataacagccaccttgaaggagtgtggtacgtggcctgttagcagagacacattgataatatctaatagagagccgccaattaaaggcaaaacgtctttaagcagcctcgtcgggatggggtccaagagacaggtagacgtgttcaagtagaaaccgttgaaaataattggtcacggttgataggagaaaatcctccaaatatacaccagggcatacagcggtttccaaggccattccacttgaggacagattggcactggttatgggcaagagattattaatcttgtccctaatagttaaaatcttttcattaaagaagttcataaagtcattaccactaaggtttataggaatgctcggctccacagagctgtgactctctgtcagcctggctacagtgctgaagagaaacctggggttgtttttatttttttctattattgatgagtaataggctgctctggcattacggagggccttcttatatgttttaagactatctcgccaaactaagcgggattcttcgagattagttgaacgccatatgctcaagcttcgtgacgtttgcttcagtttgcgggtctgagggttataccagggagcaaacctcctcttcctcactgtcttcttcttcagaggggctatcgagtcaacatatggcactgtcaacaagatgatcaatctgggacggactaaagttagaccaggagtcctctgttatattgagacgtggtatcgaatcaaata
Proteins encoded:
- the pdrg1 gene encoding p53 and DNA damage-regulated protein 1 → MDAVPKRVLKYLTEVEEAAEDVLTTRQQIVDLDTKRNGNREALNALKNEMSDSEKVKVCLGNMFIKFPKSKTREMIQKDQEQLDKEINNLRTGLKAKVNRLNEIQGKPQLRGYNLSPLSTEEIRAVNSLLKRC